A section of the Saccharopolyspora gregorii genome encodes:
- a CDS encoding VgrG-related protein gives MGSSAEQDGRSFAADPIIKCPGKLPPPWQEQLVSCVVDENVGLPDAATLTFRDPDHELLTATPITIGTALTVSMSTAGGGTPEKLFAGEVTALELDSDGTGSFTVVRAMNKAHRLLRGRKVVAYKNMKADAIVKKVATAAGLTVGEVRAKPITYTQLAQPNISDWDFLQNLAQEHGVTVRVDETGKLDFAPLAPAASAPAPSTSAAKSPFVLEYGRNLMALRAVLTSTDQVGKVEVRGWDVQAKKPVVAEQTVTRSGTTVPGMTPAEAIKDFGKKSSTTVTDTAYGTRAEADALAESLSAATSAGLGEVEAVVEGDPKLRAGVPVALGNAGDKFSGKYTATAVHHVIEPGLGYRTTVQVSTSPDRSLAGLTTGANAPDRGPRIPGVVNAIVTDVSEPAGGGRGWVKLTFPWLDAKYVSDWARSVQLGGQGGGVISPSVNDEVLVAFEQGCLDKPYVLGGLYNGKDKPSEHDIPLIERGKVARRSLVSRDGHRLELIDSKKGPPGVRIASGDDRLEVRLDEKARTIEIAVKRPGGRGSLSSITLDDGGITLDAGTGEVKVKGRNINLDATADARISALQNASLKGSLSADIDGGGTAALHAMLVRIN, from the coding sequence ATGGGAAGTTCCGCAGAGCAGGACGGCAGGTCGTTCGCCGCCGATCCGATCATCAAGTGCCCCGGCAAGCTGCCCCCGCCCTGGCAGGAGCAGCTGGTGTCCTGCGTCGTCGATGAGAACGTCGGCCTGCCCGACGCGGCGACCCTCACCTTCCGGGACCCGGACCACGAACTGCTCACCGCCACCCCCATCACCATCGGCACCGCGCTGACCGTGTCCATGTCCACCGCGGGCGGCGGGACGCCGGAGAAGCTGTTCGCCGGCGAGGTCACCGCGCTGGAACTGGACTCCGACGGCACCGGCTCGTTCACCGTGGTGCGCGCGATGAACAAGGCGCACCGGCTGTTGCGCGGCCGGAAGGTGGTGGCGTACAAGAACATGAAGGCCGACGCCATCGTGAAGAAGGTCGCCACCGCAGCCGGGCTGACGGTCGGGGAGGTGCGGGCCAAACCGATCACCTACACCCAGCTGGCCCAGCCCAACATCTCCGACTGGGACTTCCTGCAGAACCTCGCCCAGGAGCACGGCGTCACGGTCCGCGTCGACGAGACCGGCAAGCTCGACTTCGCCCCGCTCGCCCCCGCCGCCTCGGCGCCCGCGCCCAGCACCTCCGCGGCGAAGAGCCCGTTCGTGCTGGAGTACGGGCGGAACCTGATGGCGCTGCGCGCCGTGCTCACCTCCACCGACCAGGTCGGCAAGGTCGAAGTCCGCGGCTGGGACGTGCAGGCGAAGAAACCCGTCGTCGCCGAGCAGACCGTCACCCGGAGCGGGACCACCGTTCCCGGCATGACCCCGGCCGAGGCGATCAAGGACTTCGGGAAGAAGAGCAGCACCACCGTCACCGACACGGCCTACGGCACCCGAGCCGAAGCCGACGCGCTGGCGGAGTCGCTGTCGGCCGCCACCAGCGCCGGGCTCGGCGAGGTCGAAGCGGTCGTCGAGGGCGATCCGAAGCTGCGCGCGGGCGTGCCGGTCGCGCTCGGCAACGCGGGCGACAAGTTCTCCGGCAAGTACACCGCCACCGCGGTGCACCACGTCATCGAACCGGGCCTCGGCTACCGCACCACCGTGCAGGTCAGCACCAGCCCGGACCGGTCGCTGGCCGGGCTCACCACCGGCGCCAACGCGCCCGACCGGGGGCCGCGCATCCCGGGCGTGGTCAACGCGATCGTCACCGACGTCAGCGAACCCGCCGGCGGCGGCCGCGGCTGGGTGAAGCTCACCTTCCCGTGGCTCGACGCCAAGTACGTCTCCGACTGGGCGCGCAGCGTGCAGCTCGGCGGGCAGGGCGGCGGCGTCATCAGCCCGAGCGTGAACGACGAAGTCCTCGTCGCCTTCGAACAGGGCTGCCTGGACAAGCCGTACGTGCTCGGCGGGCTCTACAACGGCAAGGACAAGCCGTCCGAGCACGACATCCCGCTGATCGAACGCGGCAAGGTCGCCCGGCGCTCGCTGGTCTCCCGCGACGGGCACCGGCTCGAACTGATCGACAGCAAGAAGGGGCCGCCGGGAGTGCGGATCGCCAGCGGCGACGACCGGCTGGAGGTCCGGCTCGACGAGAAGGCCAGGACCATCGAGATCGCGGTGAAGCGGCCCGGCGGCCGCGGCTCGCTCAGCTCGATCACGTTGGACGACGGGGGGATCACCCTCGACGCGGGCACGGGCGAGGTCAAGGTCAAGGGCCGCAACATCAACCTCGACGCCACCGCCGACGCCCGGATCAGCGCCCTGCAGAACGCCTCGCTGAAGGGCTCCCTGTCCGCCGACATCGACGGCGGCGGCACCGCCGCCCTGCACGCCATGCTCGTCCGGATCAACTGA
- a CDS encoding LysM peptidoglycan-binding domain-containing protein gives MAVTSAKNLARAEILIMEPPAKVGAKPGATLKRVKLQFNPNKLALTKSTEWRRKPARMAAESALPEFVGSGPRSLQLEVFLDATEKHDDSVEKKVEDLMVACVPTPKSLAAKTPASPWVRFEWGTARTTSFDGVLNSFSVDYSLFDVDGKPLRATCSLGIEEASVDTPGQNSTSGSDSARRTHRVIAGDSLPQIAWNEYGDATAWRYVAEANGIDDPMVLVPGSELLVPALDESEQDGA, from the coding sequence ATGGCCGTCACCAGCGCCAAGAACCTCGCCCGCGCCGAAATCCTCATCATGGAACCGCCCGCCAAGGTCGGCGCGAAACCCGGGGCGACGCTCAAGCGCGTCAAGCTCCAGTTCAACCCGAACAAGCTCGCGCTGACCAAGAGCACCGAGTGGCGGCGCAAACCGGCCCGGATGGCCGCCGAATCGGCGCTGCCCGAGTTCGTCGGCAGCGGGCCCCGCTCGCTGCAGCTGGAGGTGTTCCTCGACGCCACCGAGAAGCACGACGACTCGGTGGAGAAGAAGGTCGAAGACCTCATGGTGGCCTGCGTGCCCACCCCGAAGAGCCTCGCTGCCAAGACCCCGGCCAGCCCGTGGGTCCGGTTCGAGTGGGGCACCGCCCGCACCACCTCGTTCGACGGGGTGCTCAACAGCTTCTCGGTGGACTACTCGCTGTTCGACGTCGACGGCAAACCGCTGCGCGCCACCTGCTCGCTGGGCATCGAGGAAGCCAGCGTCGACACCCCCGGGCAGAACTCCACCTCCGGCTCGGACTCCGCGCGCCGCACCCACCGGGTCATCGCCGGGGACAGCCTCCCGCAGATCGCCTGGAACGAGTACGGCGACGCGACGGCGTGGCGCTACGTGGCCGAAGCCAACGGGATCGACGACCCGATGGTCCTGGTGCCGGGCAGCGAACTGCTCGTCCCCGCCCTCGACGAGTCCGAACAGGACGGTGCGTGA
- a CDS encoding phage tail protein has protein sequence MSSTDIFASSVFFRLAIAGNDLGRFHTCSGLGAQVEVEQFAEGGNNSFSWQLPTRITWTNITLTRPVTGDTTKIAKWLSDTMRKAERKNGEIVALKPNLTPIARWQVIGIVPVSWQGPSFDPSNSQAAIETLEIAHEGLQPS, from the coding sequence ATGTCGTCGACGGACATCTTCGCCAGCAGCGTGTTCTTCCGGCTGGCCATCGCGGGCAACGACCTCGGCCGGTTCCACACCTGTTCCGGGCTCGGCGCGCAGGTCGAGGTGGAGCAGTTCGCCGAAGGCGGCAACAACTCGTTCTCCTGGCAGCTGCCCACCCGCATCACCTGGACCAACATCACGCTCACCCGCCCCGTCACCGGGGACACCACCAAGATCGCGAAGTGGCTGTCGGACACGATGCGCAAGGCCGAGCGCAAGAACGGCGAGATCGTGGCGCTGAAGCCGAACCTGACGCCGATCGCCCGCTGGCAGGTCATCGGCATCGTGCCCGTCAGCTGGCAGGGCCCGTCCTTCGACCCGTCGAACTCCCAGGCGGCGATCGAAACCCTGGAGATCGCCCACGAAGGCCTGCAACCGTCCTGA
- a CDS encoding DUF6760 family protein translates to MTYAADRLHEEVAYIAYHFHWTREELLDLDHLERRRWVREIARINTRVNESR, encoded by the coding sequence GTGACGTACGCGGCCGACCGGCTGCACGAGGAGGTCGCGTACATCGCCTACCACTTCCACTGGACCCGCGAGGAGCTCTTGGACCTGGACCACCTGGAGCGCAGGCGCTGGGTGCGGGAGATCGCCCGCATCAACACGCGGGTGAACGAGAGCAGGTGA
- a CDS encoding phage tail protein, whose protein sequence is MAEGDSLSVHRFGVQLGGVTVESIKEVSGLTVEQDVVETQQVTDTGKMMNKKQPGGHKGGEVTITRGMTESPEFTKWLKKTVSDGEVEDARENLTIEVMEPNGTVVRRIQLYDAWVSKWEGPGLNAGESNAATEKATITFERIEVE, encoded by the coding sequence ATGGCAGAAGGCGACAGCCTTTCCGTCCACCGGTTCGGTGTGCAGCTCGGCGGGGTCACCGTCGAGTCGATCAAAGAGGTCAGCGGCCTGACCGTCGAGCAGGACGTGGTCGAGACCCAGCAGGTCACCGACACCGGCAAGATGATGAACAAGAAGCAGCCCGGTGGGCACAAGGGCGGCGAGGTGACGATCACCCGCGGCATGACCGAGAGCCCCGAGTTCACCAAGTGGCTCAAGAAGACGGTGTCCGACGGCGAGGTCGAGGACGCGCGGGAGAACCTGACCATCGAGGTGATGGAACCGAACGGGACCGTCGTGCGGCGGATCCAGCTCTACGACGCGTGGGTGAGCAAGTGGGAAGGCCCCGGCCTCAACGCGGGCGAGTCCAACGCGGCGACCGAGAAGGCCACCATCACCTTCGAGCGGATCGAGGTCGAATGA
- a CDS encoding phage tail sheath family protein — MPSYLSPGVYVEEVQSGARPIEGVGTAVAAFVGFAPQGPFHQPTLVTNWNQYVQNFGGFDDGYLAHAVYGYFANGGGSAYVVRIGGPSEAAAPAAPAPKPVELGGLRVSALSATTSDVTVEVADADGENPPDDRFKLVVRQGGKVAETHDVSTRKNVKSYVVNQVKEHSKLIEVTEPSGGALARPDNQSVTVPGTPPSATTPAKVDAQEYVGDLAARTGFGGLETIDEITIVAVPDLMSAHQRGLIDAEGVKTVQLAAISHCEQLGDRVALLDAPPGLNAQQVRTWRMDETGYDSNYAALYYPWIKVFDPSSGRNKMVPPSGHIAGVWARNDTERGVHKAPANEVIRGAVDLETTLSKGEQDLLNPVGVNCVRAFAGRGIRIWGARTLSSDPAWRYLNVRRLFNYLEESILLGTQWVVFEPNDDRLWSSIRRNIGAFLTQTWRDGALFGRTPAEAFYVKCDRENNPQESIDLGQVVCEIGVAPVKPAEFVIFRLSQFSDSSSLLSE, encoded by the coding sequence ATGCCGTCGTACCTGTCCCCTGGCGTGTACGTGGAGGAAGTCCAGAGCGGGGCCAGGCCGATCGAAGGGGTCGGGACCGCGGTGGCCGCCTTCGTCGGTTTCGCGCCGCAGGGGCCCTTCCACCAGCCGACGCTGGTCACGAACTGGAACCAGTACGTGCAGAACTTCGGCGGGTTCGACGACGGGTACCTCGCGCACGCCGTCTACGGCTACTTCGCCAACGGCGGCGGCTCCGCCTACGTGGTGCGCATCGGCGGCCCGTCCGAGGCCGCGGCACCCGCCGCTCCCGCGCCGAAGCCGGTGGAGCTGGGCGGGCTGCGGGTCTCCGCGCTGTCCGCGACCACCTCCGACGTGACCGTGGAGGTCGCCGACGCCGACGGCGAGAACCCGCCGGACGACCGGTTCAAGCTGGTGGTGCGCCAAGGCGGCAAGGTCGCCGAGACCCACGACGTCTCCACCCGCAAGAACGTCAAGAGCTACGTGGTGAACCAGGTCAAGGAGCACTCGAAGCTCATCGAGGTCACCGAGCCGTCCGGCGGTGCCCTCGCTCGCCCCGACAACCAGAGCGTCACCGTCCCCGGCACGCCGCCCAGCGCCACCACCCCGGCGAAGGTCGACGCGCAGGAGTACGTGGGCGATCTGGCCGCCCGCACCGGTTTCGGCGGCCTGGAGACCATCGACGAGATCACCATCGTCGCCGTCCCCGACCTGATGAGCGCCCACCAGCGCGGCCTCATCGACGCCGAAGGCGTGAAGACCGTGCAGCTGGCGGCGATCTCGCACTGCGAGCAGCTCGGTGACCGCGTCGCCCTGCTCGACGCCCCGCCCGGGCTGAACGCGCAGCAGGTGCGGACCTGGCGGATGGACGAAACCGGCTACGACTCGAACTACGCGGCGCTGTACTACCCGTGGATCAAGGTGTTCGACCCGTCCTCCGGCCGGAACAAGATGGTGCCGCCGAGCGGGCACATCGCCGGGGTGTGGGCGCGCAACGACACCGAGCGCGGGGTGCACAAGGCGCCCGCGAACGAGGTGATCCGCGGTGCCGTCGACCTGGAGACCACGCTCAGCAAGGGCGAGCAGGACCTGCTCAACCCGGTCGGGGTGAACTGCGTGCGCGCGTTCGCCGGCCGCGGCATCCGCATCTGGGGCGCCCGCACCCTGTCCTCCGACCCGGCGTGGCGCTACCTGAACGTGCGGCGGCTGTTCAACTACCTGGAGGAGTCGATCCTGCTCGGCACCCAGTGGGTGGTGTTCGAGCCGAACGACGACCGGCTGTGGTCCAGCATCCGGCGCAACATCGGCGCGTTCCTCACCCAGACCTGGCGGGACGGCGCCCTGTTCGGCCGCACCCCCGCCGAGGCCTTCTACGTGAAGTGCGACCGGGAGAACAACCCGCAGGAATCCATCGACCTCGGCCAGGTCGTCTGCGAGATCGGCGTGGCCCCGGTGAAGCCCGCCGAGTTCGTCATCTTCCGCCTCTCCCAGTTCTCCGACAGCTCCAGCCTCCTGAGCGAATGA
- a CDS encoding eCIS core domain-containing protein, with amino-acid sequence MRDREQRDAAKSEARPQQAARTPDHSGPVEELLHLQRTLGNAAVSRMVQRRMAPPEPAPEPVWSGEDVLKSAGKPMDAPVRQEMETRLGADFSDVRLHTGATAQRSASEIGARAYTSGSDVVLGSGASDKHTLAHELTHVIQQRSGPVAGTDNGSGLKISDPSDHFERAAEENAHRAMRIPLEDQDP; translated from the coding sequence ATGCGGGACCGCGAGCAGCGCGACGCGGCGAAGTCCGAGGCGAGGCCCCAGCAAGCGGCGCGCACCCCCGACCACTCCGGGCCGGTCGAAGAGCTGCTGCACCTGCAGCGGACCCTCGGCAACGCCGCCGTCAGCCGGATGGTCCAGCGGCGGATGGCGCCTCCGGAGCCGGCACCGGAGCCGGTCTGGTCCGGGGAGGACGTGCTGAAGTCGGCCGGGAAGCCGATGGACGCGCCGGTGCGCCAGGAGATGGAGACCCGGCTGGGCGCGGACTTCTCCGACGTGCGGCTGCACACCGGCGCCACCGCGCAGCGCTCGGCGTCCGAGATCGGCGCGCGGGCCTACACCTCCGGCAGCGACGTGGTGCTCGGCTCGGGCGCCTCCGACAAGCACACCCTCGCCCACGAGCTCACCCACGTCATCCAGCAGCGCTCCGGCCCCGTCGCGGGCACCGACAACGGCAGCGGCCTCAAGATCTCCGACCCCTCCGACCACTTCGAGCGCGCGGCGGAGGAGAACGCCCACCGCGCGATGCGCATCCCCCTAGAAGATCAGGACCCCTGA
- a CDS encoding VOC family protein, with translation MATLRMDHVGVNVEDLDGAVAFFTELGMEEAGRTPVEGPWVDRVNGIDDVRVDIVMMRIPDGHGQLELTNFHNPAAIGGTSQPPNALGLRSVMFAVDPAGGLVALAEPLG, from the coding sequence ATGGCGACTCTGCGAATGGACCATGTCGGGGTGAACGTCGAGGATCTCGACGGTGCCGTCGCGTTCTTCACCGAGCTCGGGATGGAGGAGGCGGGCCGCACTCCCGTCGAGGGGCCGTGGGTGGACCGGGTCAACGGGATCGACGACGTCCGGGTCGACATCGTGATGATGCGAATCCCGGACGGGCACGGTCAGCTGGAACTGACGAACTTCCACAACCCGGCCGCGATCGGCGGGACCTCGCAACCGCCGAACGCGCTGGGCCTGCGCAGCGTGATGTTCGCGGTGGACCCCGCGGGCGGCCTCGTCGCCCTCGCCGAACCGCTCGGCTGA
- a CDS encoding immunoglobulin domain-containing family protein yields MIPRAYGLPCAWHYEPGRDITVRWGRPDPVFTVHSGDRRGDRGDHALIDTVPVAQPWVNDHDVARKAHTWAKNNPRG; encoded by the coding sequence ATGATTCCCAGGGCCTACGGGCTTCCCTGCGCCTGGCACTACGAGCCGGGCCGCGACATCACCGTGCGCTGGGGCCGGCCCGACCCGGTCTTCACGGTGCATTCCGGCGACCGGCGCGGAGACCGCGGCGACCACGCCCTCATCGACACCGTTCCCGTCGCACAGCCCTGGGTGAACGACCACGACGTCGCCCGAAAGGCCCACACCTGGGCCAAGAACAACCCCCGCGGCTGA
- a CDS encoding DUF5753 domain-containing protein — MPDQQRQVATLLEIEREAKQLTTVSPLLIPGLLQTAEYARSIMNLAGVPADEIDTRVAVRVGRRDVIAGRNPAQFRAYVGEAALRTIIGGPAAMSYQLEQLVQLGQWDNVELQVVPLRADWHPGLEGLFSIASFGDGRDPVVHLENRISGLFLHETAEVSAYEEALGRMDEVALSPAESTKFIVGIIEETEATV, encoded by the coding sequence ATGCCGGATCAGCAGCGGCAGGTCGCGACCCTGCTGGAGATCGAGCGCGAGGCCAAACAACTCACGACCGTGTCGCCACTGTTGATTCCGGGACTTCTGCAAACGGCTGAATACGCGCGTTCGATCATGAACCTCGCCGGGGTCCCGGCCGACGAGATCGATACCCGAGTGGCAGTGCGGGTGGGGCGACGCGATGTCATCGCGGGGAGGAATCCCGCACAGTTTCGGGCGTACGTGGGAGAAGCCGCGCTGCGCACGATCATCGGTGGCCCTGCGGCGATGTCCTACCAACTGGAGCAGTTGGTGCAGCTCGGGCAGTGGGACAACGTCGAGCTCCAAGTGGTGCCGCTTCGCGCTGATTGGCATCCAGGGCTGGAAGGGCTCTTCTCGATCGCCTCGTTCGGTGACGGCCGAGATCCCGTGGTGCACCTGGAAAATCGGATCTCAGGGTTGTTCCTGCATGAGACCGCCGAAGTCTCCGCCTACGAAGAAGCACTTGGCAGGATGGACGAAGTGGCGTTGAGTCCGGCAGAGTCGACCAAGTTCATCGTCGGCATCATCGAGGAGACGGAGGCGACGGTATGA
- a CDS encoding DUF397 domain-containing protein has translation MTARQEIPSGWRKSSRSSQTDSCVEVGRVTGGAAVRDTKDRAAGHFTATNAQWSAFVGAIRHGRFDA, from the coding sequence ATGACGGCGCGGCAGGAGATTCCCAGCGGCTGGCGGAAGTCGAGCCGGAGCAGCCAGACCGACAGCTGCGTCGAAGTCGGCCGGGTGACCGGTGGTGCTGCGGTCCGGGATACGAAGGACCGGGCTGCGGGTCACTTCACGGCGACCAACGCGCAGTGGTCGGCGTTCGTGGGCGCGATCAGGCACGGCCGCTTCGACGCGTGA